The Pirellulaceae bacterium genomic interval TTTCCCAGCCTCCAAATCCGATTGTGGCAATGACAAATGTGCTTCTGCCGCACGAAAGTCCTTCCGTAACGTCTTGATGAATTGCACGAGATTTTGCTCGTAGCGTTTCGCGTAAGGCTCGGCCCCATCCTTGTGGCCCTGCCACCAAACAAAACCAGCCATCGTGTATCCACGCCCCTGCCACTGTGGAAAATTCTTATCAAAGTTATCAAGAACCTTGTGAGCCGCATCGAAGCAGTCGTCGTACTGCTTGCCTGCGCACCATTCGATCGAATTGG includes:
- a CDS encoding sialate O-acetylesterase; amino-acid sequence: MGDYHDEPVLILKASQGNRSLGWDYLPPGSVRYDDGAHVYAGYKDSPSRWQKGQKANSIEWCAGKQYDDCFDAAHKVLDNFDKNFPQWQGRGYTMAGFVWWQGHKDGAEPYAKRYEQNLVQFIKTLRKDFRAAEAHLSLPQSDLEAGKCRDRIRSLPMPSLP